One segment of Herbaspirillum hiltneri N3 DNA contains the following:
- a CDS encoding bifunctional diguanylate cyclase/phosphodiesterase, producing the protein MNWIRQILLPLTILVAGLCVTWLAWDHERDASQKELRAQFDFSLREAVSRVEQRVSSYEQMLHGVQGLFTASGKFDRVALHDYVASLNLDANFSGIQAIGAEEWITSADKTAHIARMHELGFTDYAIRPAGERPDYAPIVMREPYVGRNRVAFGFDPWAEANRRLAMEKARDSGMAAISGKVKLDLDADGQGQPSFVMYLPIYARGMPQSTIAERRANLIGWVHASFRMSDVVASLYGEQPMGVAFAIYDGVEPSTEALLYQSAVGLDNKKPTLISATEYLVVAGHNWTLSMNTLDDFTTRFGRNAEVQTALTGVGLSMLLALLAWLLMSSRRRALRLANKMTSELRASEEQFRAIADCTVNWEVWWGLDGKPRWINPSVFHYTGYTVEECMAMRNFRTQFIYPEDLPRVAPELDKGLLGERGDDLEFRCIRKDGSLFWLSVSWLPITDANGVFTGFRTSGRDITERKQAEAELRIAAVAFDSLEGMMVTDADGKILRVNQAFTKITGYDVEDVIGKTPRLLRSDRHSPAFHRAIWESVRHSGGWQGEIWNRRKNGQVYPEWLTISAVKSDDGVVTHYVGTHHDITERKIAEERIKELAFFDALTRLPNRTLLLDRLKQAIAASTRNKTSSALLFIDLDHFKTLNDTLGHDKGDLLLKQVAQRLAASVRANDTVARVGGDEFVVVLESLHRNPQEAASQTKSIGEKILSVLDSPYELGEVEYRTTASVGATVFRGRQASIDELLKQADLAMYKSKETGRNAMSFFDPAMQTVVLERAALEAGLRKAIDGGQLVLHYQAQVVDGGRVTGAEVLVRWQHPQRGTVPPSEFIPLAEETGLILSLGNWVMETACTQLARWAQRADTSHLSIAVNVSAQQFREADFVATVCGIIERTGANPKRLKLELTESLLVDNVEDIIQKMYALKAKGVEFSLDDFGIGYSSLSYLKRLPLNQLKIDQSFVRDVLIDPNDASIAKTIVALAQSLGLGVIAEGVETDAQRDFLADAGCHAYQGYFFCRPLPLDGFEQFVQAFDPILDME; encoded by the coding sequence GTGAACTGGATACGGCAGATCCTGCTGCCCTTGACGATCCTGGTCGCCGGCCTGTGCGTGACCTGGCTGGCCTGGGACCACGAGCGCGATGCCTCGCAGAAAGAGCTGCGTGCGCAATTCGATTTTTCCCTGCGCGAGGCGGTCAGCCGCGTCGAGCAGCGCGTCTCCAGCTATGAACAGATGCTGCACGGCGTGCAAGGCCTGTTCACCGCCAGCGGGAAATTCGATCGGGTGGCGCTGCACGACTATGTCGCGTCGTTGAACCTCGATGCCAATTTTTCCGGCATCCAGGCCATCGGTGCGGAAGAGTGGATTACCAGCGCCGACAAGACCGCGCACATTGCGCGCATGCACGAACTGGGTTTCACCGACTACGCCATCCGTCCCGCTGGCGAGCGTCCCGACTATGCGCCGATCGTGATGCGCGAACCCTACGTCGGCCGCAATCGCGTGGCCTTCGGCTTCGATCCCTGGGCCGAAGCCAATCGCCGCCTAGCCATGGAAAAAGCGCGCGACTCAGGCATGGCGGCAATTTCCGGCAAGGTCAAGCTGGATCTCGACGCCGACGGCCAGGGTCAGCCGAGCTTTGTCATGTATTTGCCGATCTACGCGCGCGGCATGCCGCAATCGACCATCGCCGAGCGCCGCGCCAACCTGATCGGCTGGGTGCACGCCTCGTTCCGCATGAGCGACGTAGTCGCCAGCCTGTACGGCGAGCAGCCGATGGGTGTCGCGTTCGCGATCTATGATGGCGTCGAACCGTCGACCGAGGCCTTGCTCTATCAATCGGCAGTCGGCCTCGACAACAAGAAACCGACACTGATCAGCGCGACCGAGTACCTCGTGGTGGCCGGCCACAACTGGACGCTGTCCATGAACACGCTCGACGACTTCACCACCCGTTTCGGCCGCAACGCCGAAGTGCAGACCGCCCTGACCGGCGTCGGCCTGAGCATGTTGCTGGCATTGCTGGCCTGGCTGCTGATGTCGAGCCGGCGCCGCGCACTTCGCCTGGCCAACAAGATGACCAGCGAACTGCGCGCCAGCGAAGAACAGTTCCGCGCCATCGCCGACTGCACCGTCAACTGGGAAGTATGGTGGGGCCTGGACGGCAAGCCGCGCTGGATCAATCCGTCGGTGTTCCATTACACCGGCTATACGGTTGAAGAGTGCATGGCGATGCGGAACTTCAGGACGCAGTTCATTTATCCGGAAGACCTGCCGCGTGTGGCGCCCGAACTCGACAAGGGCTTGCTCGGCGAACGCGGCGACGATCTGGAATTCCGCTGCATTCGCAAGGACGGTTCACTGTTCTGGCTGTCGGTATCGTGGCTGCCGATCACCGACGCCAATGGCGTCTTCACGGGTTTCCGCACCAGCGGTCGCGACATCACCGAACGCAAACAAGCCGAAGCCGAACTGCGCATCGCTGCGGTGGCTTTTGATTCGCTCGAAGGCATGATGGTCACCGACGCCGACGGCAAGATCCTGCGCGTGAACCAGGCCTTCACCAAGATTACCGGTTACGACGTTGAGGACGTCATCGGCAAGACGCCGCGCCTGCTGCGCTCGGACCGTCACAGCCCGGCCTTCCATCGGGCCATCTGGGAAAGCGTGCGCCACTCCGGCGGCTGGCAGGGGGAAATATGGAACCGCCGCAAGAACGGCCAGGTTTATCCCGAATGGCTGACCATCTCGGCGGTGAAGAGCGACGACGGTGTCGTCACACATTACGTCGGCACCCATCACGACATCACCGAACGCAAGATCGCCGAAGAGCGCATCAAGGAGCTGGCCTTCTTCGACGCTCTCACGCGCCTGCCCAATCGCACACTGCTGCTCGACCGCCTCAAGCAGGCGATCGCGGCCAGCACGCGCAACAAGACCAGCAGCGCCTTGCTGTTCATCGATCTCGATCATTTCAAGACGCTCAACGACACGCTCGGCCATGACAAGGGAGACCTGTTGCTCAAGCAGGTCGCACAGCGGCTGGCGGCGAGCGTGCGCGCCAACGACACGGTGGCGCGCGTTGGTGGGGATGAGTTCGTGGTGGTGCTGGAAAGCCTGCATCGCAATCCGCAGGAAGCCGCCAGCCAGACCAAGTCCATCGGCGAGAAGATCCTCAGCGTGCTCGACTCTCCCTATGAACTGGGCGAGGTCGAATACCGCACTACCGCCAGCGTCGGCGCCACAGTATTCCGCGGTCGCCAGGCCTCGATCGACGAACTGCTCAAGCAGGCCGACCTGGCGATGTACAAGTCCAAGGAAACCGGCCGCAACGCCATGAGCTTCTTCGATCCTGCGATGCAGACCGTGGTGCTGGAACGCGCCGCGCTCGAAGCCGGCCTGCGCAAGGCCATCGACGGCGGCCAGCTGGTGTTGCACTACCAGGCGCAGGTGGTCGACGGCGGCCGCGTGACCGGCGCCGAAGTGCTGGTGCGCTGGCAGCATCCGCAGCGCGGCACGGTGCCGCCGTCGGAATTCATTCCGCTGGCCGAAGAGACCGGCCTGATCCTTTCGCTCGGCAACTGGGTCATGGAAACCGCCTGCACGCAGCTGGCGCGCTGGGCCCAGCGCGCCGATACCTCGCACCTGAGCATCGCCGTCAACGTCAGTGCGCAGCAATTCCGCGAAGCCGATTTCGTCGCGACCGTATGCGGCATCATCGAACGTACCGGCGCCAATCCGAAACGCCTCAAGCTCGAGTTGACCGAGAGCCTGCTGGTCGACAACGTCGAAGACATCATCCAGAAGATGTATGCGCTCAAGGCCAAGGGCGTCGAGTTCTCGCTCGATGACTTCGGCATCGGCTATTCGTCTTTGTCCTATCTCAAACGCTTGCCGCTGAATCAGCTTAAAATCGACCAGTCGTTTGTGCGCGATGTCCTGATCGACCCCAACGATGCCTCCATCGCCAAGACCATCGTCGCACTCGCGCAAAGTCTCGGCCTGGGTGTCATCGCCGAGGGTGTCGAGACCGACGCGCAGCGCGATTTCCTGGCCGATGCAGGATGCCACGCCTACCAGGGCTACTTCTTCTGCCGGCCGCTGCCGCTGGACGGGTTCGAGCAATTCGTCCAGGCCTTCGATCCGATTCTCGATATGGAGTAA
- a CDS encoding glutathione S-transferase N-terminal domain-containing protein, which yields MSAASKIADFPINAKWAAQHPERIQLYSLPTPNGVKVSIMLEETGLAYEPHLVSFDSNDQFSPEFLSLNPNNKIPAIIDPDGPGGKPLALFESGAILIYLAEKTGKFLPQDPAARYQAIQWVMFQMGGIGPMFGQLGFFHRFAGKEYEDKRPRDRYVAESRRLLGVLDQRLTDREWVMGEYGIADIAIFPWVRNLVGFYEAGELVGFQDFKNIRRTLDAFVARPAVIKGLTIPARG from the coding sequence ATGTCCGCTGCTTCCAAGATTGCCGATTTCCCCATCAACGCCAAGTGGGCGGCGCAGCATCCCGAACGCATCCAGTTGTATTCGCTACCGACGCCCAACGGCGTCAAGGTCTCGATCATGCTGGAAGAAACCGGCCTGGCCTACGAGCCGCACCTGGTCAGCTTCGACAGCAACGACCAGTTCTCGCCGGAATTCCTGTCGCTCAATCCGAACAACAAGATCCCGGCGATCATCGATCCCGACGGTCCGGGCGGCAAGCCGCTCGCGCTGTTCGAATCGGGCGCGATCCTGATCTACCTGGCCGAGAAAACCGGCAAGTTCCTGCCGCAGGATCCGGCCGCGCGCTACCAGGCCATCCAGTGGGTGATGTTCCAGATGGGCGGCATCGGTCCGATGTTCGGCCAGCTCGGCTTCTTCCATCGCTTCGCCGGCAAGGAATACGAAGACAAGCGTCCGCGCGACCGCTACGTCGCCGAATCACGCCGCCTGCTTGGCGTGCTCGACCAGCGCCTGACGGATCGCGAATGGGTGATGGGCGAGTACGGCATCGCCGACATCGCGATCTTCCCGTGGGTGCGCAACCTGGTCGGCTTCTACGAAGCGGGTGAGCTGGTCGGTTTTCAGGACTTCAAGAACATCCGGCGCACGCTCGATGCCTTCGTCGCACGTCCGGCGGTGATCAAGGGCCTGACGATTCCGGCGCGCGGCTGA
- a CDS encoding LysR family transcriptional regulator: MSFDGRLLAGVSVLAAVIERGTFARAAEALNMSDSGVSRAIARLEARVGVRLLDRTTRSMSLTDEGRRFYEQVAPLLAGIEEAAIDASGSASAVRGRLRVDLDPFFSRLLLASHLGAFLEKYPDLTLELTTREHFGDLVADGIDVAIRFGKPPTSTTVARKLLETRILTVASPAYLAKHGRPSHPSELVNHQCIHFRDPITGRPYEWVFQKGRKVVEVAPPGRLILNDSGTMLLACSSGAGIAQILALGTQNVLKQGQLVEIFPDWPDERFPLYALHPSRHRPPAKVRAFIDFVLEAVG; encoded by the coding sequence ATGTCCTTTGACGGACGCCTGCTGGCCGGCGTCAGCGTGTTGGCGGCGGTGATCGAGCGCGGCACCTTTGCGCGCGCAGCCGAGGCGCTCAACATGTCGGACTCCGGCGTCAGCCGCGCTATCGCCCGGCTGGAGGCGCGCGTCGGCGTTCGCTTGCTGGACCGCACCACGCGTTCGATGAGCCTGACCGACGAAGGCCGGCGTTTCTACGAACAAGTGGCGCCGCTGCTGGCGGGCATCGAAGAAGCCGCCATCGACGCCTCCGGTTCGGCCAGCGCCGTGCGCGGCCGCCTGCGCGTCGATCTCGATCCGTTCTTCTCGCGTCTGCTGCTGGCTTCGCATCTCGGCGCTTTCCTCGAAAAATATCCCGACCTGACGCTGGAACTGACCACGCGCGAGCATTTCGGCGACCTGGTGGCTGACGGCATTGACGTCGCCATCCGCTTCGGCAAGCCGCCCACCTCGACCACGGTGGCGCGCAAGCTGCTGGAGACGCGCATCCTCACGGTGGCCTCGCCGGCCTACCTCGCCAAACACGGCAGGCCGTCGCATCCGTCCGAGCTGGTCAACCATCAGTGCATCCATTTCCGCGATCCGATCACGGGTCGGCCGTACGAATGGGTGTTTCAGAAGGGACGCAAGGTGGTCGAAGTGGCTCCGCCGGGGCGGCTCATTCTCAACGACTCCGGCACCATGCTGCTGGCCTGCAGTTCCGGCGCCGGCATCGCCCAGATCCTGGCGCTGGGTACGCAGAACGTATTGAAGCAGGGGCAGCTGGTGGAGATTTTCCCGGACTGGCCGGACGAACGCTTTCCGCTTTACGCGCTGCATCCTTCGCGGCACAGGCCACCCGCCAAAGTGCGCGCCTTCATCGACTTCGTACTTGAGGCGGTAGGCTGA
- a CDS encoding response regulator, translating to MPRFPLPAGQRIDAKPTRAAGAISGLPLPPGPLIGFGVAILAVILISFFSYRAQEVRARTAELVSHTIEVREQLQSLVSILKDAETGQRGFLLTSSENYLLPYTNAKAALPGQLKRLRSLISDNPEQVQRLDSAALMAQDKMDELAESIELQRTLGAEAALAVVRTNRGKMAMDRLRAITDEMELHERNLLVNRQEEWRDAVVLASMVTWIGSGVLLVLIVAAAVMTSRDYRARERQVWIRAGQIGLARRLQGEQRLDVLGDNALAFLADYLGAQVGAIYIHNDADAFRRFGSYAIGAGSGHAVLQPGDGLLGQAAKSNRVVHVREVPDGYLPVTSSLGASKSRELLIAPASVDGAVQAVIELGFFRPLHAAEVELLERTAELIAVSVRSAKDRTRLEELLEETQRQAEELQAQEEELRVNNEELEEQSQALKASQARLETQQSELEETNAQLEEQAQQLEAQKDDLSKAQTVLVEKASELERSNQYKSEFLANMSHELRTPLNSTLILAKLLADNKGGNLTDEQVRFAQTISSAGNDLLALINDILDLSKMEAGKIEIVAEQVRMQKLTDELTATFQPTAQQKNLSLRTIVEAGTPEHIVTDAQRLGQILKNLLSNAVKFTDKGEVTLTIYPNAEGRVAFSVRDTGIGIADDQQQFIFEAFRQADGSTHRKYGGTGLGLSISRDLARILGGDIQVQSRLGEGSIFTLTLPLAYSPEASNLTLPMTGDAGVAAMPPPAPASSVISAARASLAATAAPDVSVPSRTATGLQPIAIDDDRNRIKPASRLILVIEDDTAFALILRDLAHEMGFQCIITHSANEGVAAADLYHPSAILLDMNLPDFSGLGVLDQIKRNPHTRHIPVHVVSVADYIQEAMERGAVGYALKPVQREQLIDAFRKLEAKFSQSLHHVLVVEDDARQRDSIRQLLGNDDVNIVGVETAAKALEQLRTTTFDCMVMDLNLPDLSGYELLEKMAQQEDVAFPPVIVYTGRSLTGEEEQGLRRFSRSIIIKDARSPERLLDEVTLFLHQVETTLPAESQRLLKVARDREAVFQGRRVLVVEDDVRNIFALSSVLEPKGMKVEIARNGIEALEALKRSQASGAQRIDLVLMDIMMPEMDGMTAMREIRRQPEWKKLPIIALTAKAMKDDQEKCLAAGANDYIAKPLDVEKLLSLVRVWMPK from the coding sequence GTGCCACGTTTTCCCTTGCCAGCTGGACAACGCATCGATGCAAAACCCACACGCGCCGCCGGCGCCATTTCCGGACTGCCGCTGCCGCCGGGACCGCTGATCGGTTTCGGTGTCGCGATCCTCGCGGTGATCCTGATCTCCTTTTTTTCCTATCGCGCGCAGGAAGTGCGCGCCCGCACCGCCGAACTGGTGTCGCACACCATCGAAGTGCGTGAGCAGCTGCAGTCGCTGGTGTCCATACTCAAGGATGCGGAAACCGGCCAGCGCGGCTTCCTGCTGACCAGCAGCGAAAATTACCTGCTGCCGTACACCAATGCCAAGGCGGCGTTGCCGGGTCAGCTGAAGCGTTTGCGCAGCCTCATCAGCGACAATCCGGAACAGGTCCAGCGTCTTGATTCCGCCGCCTTGATGGCGCAGGACAAGATGGACGAGCTGGCCGAGAGCATCGAGCTGCAGCGCACGCTCGGCGCGGAAGCGGCGCTGGCAGTGGTGCGCACCAACCGCGGCAAGATGGCGATGGACCGCCTGCGCGCCATCACCGACGAGATGGAGCTGCATGAGCGCAACCTGCTCGTCAATCGCCAGGAAGAGTGGCGCGATGCGGTGGTGCTTGCTTCCATGGTCACCTGGATCGGCTCGGGCGTGCTGCTGGTATTGATCGTGGCGGCCGCCGTCATGACGTCGCGCGACTACCGTGCGCGCGAGCGCCAGGTGTGGATCCGCGCCGGCCAGATCGGGCTGGCCAGACGACTGCAGGGCGAGCAGCGGCTTGACGTGCTGGGCGACAACGCGCTGGCTTTCCTGGCCGACTATCTGGGCGCGCAGGTCGGGGCGATCTACATCCATAACGACGCCGACGCGTTCCGCCGTTTCGGTTCTTACGCCATCGGCGCGGGCTCCGGCCACGCTGTGCTGCAGCCCGGCGACGGCCTGCTGGGCCAAGCCGCAAAAAGCAATCGTGTGGTACATGTACGCGAGGTGCCGGATGGTTACCTGCCGGTCACCTCCAGCCTCGGCGCCAGCAAGTCGCGCGAGCTGCTGATTGCACCGGCCAGTGTCGACGGCGCGGTGCAGGCGGTGATCGAGTTGGGCTTCTTCCGTCCGCTGCATGCGGCCGAAGTGGAGTTGCTGGAACGTACGGCGGAACTGATCGCCGTCTCCGTGCGTTCCGCCAAGGACCGCACGCGGCTGGAAGAACTGCTGGAAGAAACCCAGCGCCAGGCGGAGGAATTGCAGGCGCAGGAAGAAGAACTGCGCGTCAATAACGAAGAGCTGGAAGAACAAAGCCAGGCGCTCAAGGCCTCGCAGGCGCGCCTGGAAACCCAGCAAAGCGAACTGGAGGAAACCAACGCCCAGCTGGAAGAGCAGGCGCAGCAGCTGGAAGCGCAGAAGGATGACCTGTCCAAGGCGCAGACCGTCCTGGTGGAGAAGGCGTCCGAACTGGAGCGGTCCAATCAGTATAAAAGCGAATTCCTCGCCAACATGAGCCACGAGTTGCGCACGCCGCTCAATTCGACATTGATCCTGGCCAAGCTGCTGGCCGACAACAAGGGCGGCAACCTGACCGACGAGCAGGTGCGTTTTGCCCAGACCATTTCCTCGGCCGGCAACGACCTGCTGGCGCTGATCAACGACATCCTCGACTTGTCGAAGATGGAGGCCGGCAAGATCGAGATCGTCGCCGAGCAGGTGCGGATGCAGAAGCTGACCGACGAACTGACCGCGACCTTCCAGCCGACCGCGCAGCAAAAGAACCTGTCGCTGCGCACCATCGTCGAAGCCGGAACGCCGGAGCACATCGTCACCGACGCCCAGCGCCTCGGCCAGATCCTCAAGAACCTGTTGTCCAACGCGGTCAAGTTCACCGACAAGGGCGAGGTCACGCTGACGATTTATCCGAACGCCGAAGGCCGTGTGGCATTCTCGGTGCGCGACACCGGCATCGGCATCGCCGACGATCAGCAGCAGTTCATCTTCGAGGCATTCCGCCAGGCCGACGGCAGCACGCATCGCAAATACGGCGGCACCGGCCTCGGCCTGTCGATCTCGCGCGACCTCGCACGCATCCTCGGCGGCGACATCCAGGTGCAGAGCCGCTTGGGCGAAGGCAGTATCTTCACGCTGACCTTGCCGCTGGCATATTCGCCGGAAGCTTCCAACCTGACGCTGCCGATGACCGGCGACGCCGGCGTCGCGGCGATGCCACCGCCTGCGCCGGCGTCATCGGTGATTTCGGCCGCACGCGCTTCGCTGGCCGCGACCGCTGCACCCGATGTGAGCGTACCTTCCCGCACGGCGACTGGCCTGCAGCCGATCGCCATCGATGACGATCGCAATCGCATCAAACCGGCTTCCCGCCTGATCCTGGTGATCGAGGATGACACCGCGTTTGCGCTGATTCTGCGCGACCTGGCGCATGAGATGGGCTTCCAATGCATCATCACGCACTCCGCCAACGAAGGCGTGGCTGCCGCCGATCTGTATCATCCGAGCGCGATCCTGCTCGACATGAACCTGCCCGACTTCTCCGGCCTCGGCGTGCTCGACCAGATCAAGCGCAATCCGCACACGCGCCATATTCCGGTGCATGTGGTGTCGGTTGCCGACTACATCCAGGAAGCCATGGAGCGCGGCGCCGTCGGCTACGCCCTGAAACCGGTCCAGCGCGAACAGCTGATCGACGCCTTCCGCAAGCTGGAGGCCAAATTCTCGCAAAGCCTGCATCACGTGCTGGTGGTCGAGGACGATGCGCGCCAGCGCGACAGCATCCGCCAGTTGCTGGGCAACGACGACGTGAACATCGTCGGCGTCGAGACGGCGGCGAAGGCGCTCGAACAATTGCGTACCACCACCTTTGACTGCATGGTGATGGACCTCAACCTGCCCGACCTGAGCGGCTACGAGCTGCTGGAAAAGATGGCGCAACAGGAGGACGTCGCTTTCCCGCCCGTGATCGTCTATACCGGCCGTTCGCTGACCGGCGAAGAAGAGCAGGGCCTGCGCCGTTTCTCGCGCTCCATCATCATCAAGGACGCGCGTTCGCCCGAGCGCCTGCTCGACGAAGTGACGCTGTTCCTGCATCAGGTCGAAACCACATTGCCGGCCGAAAGCCAGCGCCTGCTGAAGGTGGCGCGCGACCGTGAAGCGGTGTTCCAGGGGCGGCGCGTACTGGTGGTCGAAGACGATGTGCGCAACATCTTCGCGCTGTCCAGCGTGCTCGAGCCCAAAGGCATGAAGGTCGAGATCGCGCGCAACGGCATCGAGGCGCTGGAAGCGCTCAAGCGCAGCCAGGCATCGGGTGCGCAACGTATCGACCTGGTGCTGATGGACATCATGATGCCGGAGATGGACGGCATGACCGCAATGCGCGAGATCCGCCGCCAGCCAGAATGGAAGAAACTGCCGATCATCGCCCTGACCGCCAAGGCCATGAAGGACGACCAGGAAAAATGCCTGGCCGCCGGCGCCAACGACTACATCGCCAAGCCGCTCGACGTCGAAAAACTGCTGTCGCTGGTGCGCGTCTGGATGCCGAAATGA
- a CDS encoding CheR family methyltransferase, producing the protein MPTPTRHFDIEMQLLLDAIYLKYHCDFRGYAAASIKRRLVTAMGHFRCATLSQLQDKVLNDPEVFPALMEYLTVQVSEMFRDPGYFRSLREKVVPLLRTYPSLKIWVAGCSAGEEVYSLAILLREEGLLERSLIYATDINQTALQKAEAGVYELDRIAGFTSNHQKSGARTSLSDYYTAAYDRAVFDKSLRQYIVFSDHSLATDSVFAEMHLVSCRNVLIYFNRQLQERALGLFRESLCRKGFLGLGSKESLRFSEHAAAFDDVVREDRIFQKKNTL; encoded by the coding sequence ATGCCGACACCGACACGCCACTTCGATATCGAGATGCAGTTGCTGCTGGACGCCATTTATCTCAAGTATCACTGCGACTTTCGCGGTTACGCCGCAGCGTCGATCAAGCGCCGCCTGGTGACGGCGATGGGTCACTTCCGTTGCGCGACCCTGTCGCAGTTGCAGGACAAGGTGCTGAACGATCCGGAAGTATTTCCGGCGCTGATGGAATACCTGACGGTGCAGGTCAGCGAGATGTTCCGCGATCCGGGCTATTTCCGTTCGCTGCGCGAAAAGGTGGTGCCGCTGCTGCGCACCTATCCGTCGCTGAAAATCTGGGTGGCCGGCTGCAGCGCCGGCGAAGAAGTTTATTCACTGGCGATCCTGCTGCGCGAAGAGGGCTTGCTGGAACGTTCGCTGATCTACGCCACCGACATCAATCAGACCGCGCTGCAAAAGGCCGAAGCCGGTGTCTACGAACTCGACCGGATTGCCGGCTTCACCAGCAATCACCAGAAGTCGGGTGCGCGCACCTCGCTGTCGGACTACTACACGGCGGCATACGATCGCGCCGTGTTCGACAAGTCGCTGCGCCAGTACATCGTGTTTTCCGACCATAGCCTGGCGACCGACAGCGTGTTCGCCGAGATGCACCTGGTATCGTGCCGCAACGTGCTGATCTATTTCAACCGCCAGCTGCAGGAGCGCGCGCTCGGCTTGTTCCGCGAGTCGCTGTGCCGCAAGGGCTTCCTCGGACTCGGTTCGAAGGAGTCGCTGCGTTTTTCCGAGCATGCGGCGGCCTTCGACGACGTGGTGCGCGAGGATCGCATCTTCCAGAAAAAGAACACGCTATGA
- a CDS encoding chemotaxis protein CheB: MNAIASLDGRIDAVVIGTSAGGVDALSVLLPALPGSSKAAVFVVLHLPRDRPSLLVDIFAPKCRMAVREASDKEPVEAGTIYFAPPDYHLLIDAGPQLALSSDEPVNFSRPAIDVLFESAADEYGERLLGIVLTGGNQDGAAGLQAIRAAGGMTVVQEPETAHVRYMPELALQQGEVDYVLTLEQIAALLGTLQGKIKK, encoded by the coding sequence ATGAACGCCATCGCCTCTCTTGACGGCCGTATCGATGCGGTCGTGATCGGCACCTCGGCCGGCGGCGTCGACGCCTTGTCGGTCTTGCTGCCTGCCCTGCCGGGAAGCAGCAAGGCGGCGGTGTTCGTGGTGCTGCATCTGCCGCGCGACCGGCCCAGCCTGCTGGTCGACATCTTCGCGCCCAAGTGCCGCATGGCCGTGCGCGAGGCATCCGACAAGGAGCCGGTCGAGGCCGGCACGATATACTTCGCTCCGCCCGACTATCATCTGCTGATTGATGCAGGTCCGCAGCTGGCGCTGTCGTCGGACGAGCCGGTCAATTTTTCGCGGCCGGCAATCGACGTGCTGTTCGAGTCCGCCGCCGACGAATACGGCGAACGCCTGCTCGGCATCGTGCTGACCGGCGGCAACCAGGACGGCGCGGCCGGGCTGCAGGCGATCCGCGCGGCCGGCGGCATGACCGTGGTGCAGGAGCCGGAAACCGCCCATGTGCGCTACATGCCCGAACTGGCCTTGCAGCAAGGCGAAGTGGATTACGTATTGACGTTGGAACAGATTGCCGCGTTACTGGGAACGCTGCAAGGGAAGATAAAAAAATGA